The Microbacter sp. GSS18 genome has a segment encoding these proteins:
- the thrS gene encoding threonine--tRNA ligase, giving the protein MTDVAIPSDVSYPADGFALFPDRSVVALRVNGALKDLATVVDETDAVEPVTVGSADGLDILRHSTAHVLAQAVQRIRPQANLGIGPPIQDGFYYDFGVDDPFTPDDLKAVKKEMERIVREGQRFVRRVVTDEEARAELVDEPFKLELIGLKSPAAGSGGVSNVEGASVEVGAGELTIYDNVNRDGETVWRDLCRGPHVPGTRMIGNGWDITRVAGAYWRGSEKNPQLQRIYGTAWPTKDELRAYKTRLEEAAKRDHRKLGLELDLFSFPDEIGPGLSVFHPKGGIIRYEIERYMREQLLANGYDVVNTPHITKGDLFMTSGHLQWYADGMYPPMHLDALHDDEGNVTRQGQDYYLKPMNCPFHNLIFRSRGRSYRELPLRLSEFGSVYRYEKSGTLSGLTRVRGMTQDDTHIYVTPDQVKDELTRSLDFVLQTLRDYGLNDFYLELSDKEEGNPKFIGADELWADATQTLREVAEASGLELVPDPGGAAFYGPKISVQARDAIGRTWQMSTIQLDFNQPERFELEYTGPDGAKHRPVMIHRALFGSIERFFAILVEHYAGAFPVWLAPVQVVGIPVAEEYADYLDDIVARLRASGVRAEVDHSDDRMQKKIRTHTTQKVPIQLIAGEQDRSGGTVSFRFRDGTQTNGVPVDDAIALILGAIEGKALVDTAEDLA; this is encoded by the coding sequence TTGACTGACGTCGCCATCCCGTCGGACGTGTCCTACCCCGCCGACGGCTTCGCCCTCTTCCCCGACCGCTCCGTCGTCGCGCTGCGCGTGAACGGCGCGCTGAAGGACCTCGCCACCGTCGTCGATGAGACGGATGCCGTCGAGCCCGTCACCGTCGGCAGCGCCGACGGTCTGGACATCCTGCGCCACTCGACAGCGCACGTGCTCGCCCAGGCGGTGCAGCGCATCAGGCCCCAGGCCAACCTCGGCATCGGCCCGCCGATCCAGGACGGCTTCTACTACGACTTCGGCGTCGACGACCCCTTCACCCCCGACGACCTCAAAGCGGTCAAGAAGGAGATGGAGCGCATCGTCCGCGAAGGGCAGCGCTTCGTCCGCCGCGTCGTGACCGACGAAGAGGCTCGCGCCGAGCTGGTCGACGAGCCGTTCAAGCTCGAGCTGATCGGGCTGAAGAGCCCGGCGGCGGGCTCGGGCGGCGTCTCGAACGTCGAGGGCGCCTCGGTCGAGGTCGGCGCGGGAGAGCTGACGATCTACGACAACGTCAACCGCGACGGCGAGACGGTGTGGCGGGACCTCTGCCGCGGTCCCCACGTACCCGGCACCCGCATGATCGGCAACGGCTGGGACATCACGCGCGTCGCCGGCGCGTACTGGCGCGGCAGCGAGAAGAACCCCCAGCTCCAGCGCATCTACGGCACCGCGTGGCCGACGAAGGACGAGCTGCGCGCCTACAAGACCCGCCTCGAGGAGGCCGCCAAGCGCGACCACCGCAAGCTGGGCCTCGAACTGGACCTCTTCTCGTTCCCGGACGAGATCGGTCCCGGCCTGAGCGTGTTCCACCCCAAGGGCGGCATCATCCGCTACGAGATCGAGCGCTACATGCGCGAGCAGCTGCTCGCCAACGGCTACGACGTGGTCAACACGCCCCACATCACCAAGGGCGACCTGTTCATGACGAGCGGGCACCTGCAGTGGTACGCCGACGGCATGTACCCTCCGATGCACCTGGACGCCCTCCACGACGACGAGGGCAATGTCACGCGCCAGGGGCAGGACTACTACCTCAAGCCGATGAACTGCCCGTTCCACAACCTGATCTTCCGCTCGCGCGGCCGCAGCTACCGCGAGCTGCCGCTGCGCCTGAGCGAGTTCGGGTCGGTGTACCGCTACGAGAAGAGCGGCACGCTGTCGGGCCTGACCCGCGTGCGCGGCATGACGCAGGACGACACGCACATCTACGTCACGCCCGACCAGGTCAAGGACGAGCTCACCCGCAGCCTCGACTTCGTCCTCCAGACGCTGCGCGACTACGGCCTGAACGACTTCTACCTCGAGCTGTCCGACAAGGAGGAGGGCAACCCGAAGTTCATCGGCGCCGACGAACTGTGGGCCGACGCGACCCAGACGCTGCGCGAGGTGGCCGAGGCGTCGGGACTCGAGCTCGTGCCGGACCCGGGCGGAGCGGCGTTCTACGGTCCCAAGATCTCCGTGCAGGCGCGCGATGCGATCGGGCGGACGTGGCAGATGTCGACCATCCAGCTGGACTTCAACCAGCCGGAGCGCTTCGAGCTCGAGTACACCGGCCCCGACGGCGCGAAGCACCGTCCCGTGATGATCCACCGCGCGCTCTTCGGCTCGATCGAGCGCTTCTTCGCGATCCTCGTGGAGCACTACGCGGGCGCCTTCCCGGTGTGGCTCGCGCCCGTGCAGGTCGTGGGCATCCCCGTCGCGGAGGAGTACGCGGACTACCTGGACGACATCGTCGCCCGCCTCCGCGCCAGCGGCGTGCGCGCCGAGGTCGACCACTCCGACGACCGCATGCAGAAGAAGATCCGCACCCACACGACCCAGAAGGTGCCGATCCAGCTGATCGCGGGGGAGCAGGACCGCTCGGGCGGCACCGTGTCGTTCCGCTTCCGCGACGGGACGCAGACCAACGGCGTCCCCGTCGACGACGCGATCGCGCTGATCCTCGGCGCGATCGAGGGCAAGGCCCTGGTCGACACGGCCGAGGACCTGGCGTGA
- a CDS encoding HIT domain-containing protein, producing MPDEFQRLWTPHRMAYIRAGADAMRADCPFCAAPGKDDPDGLIVHRGSTAYVLLNLFPYNSGHLLVCPYRHIATYDQATDEEVAEIGALTQTAMRVLRQVSRCEGFNIGMNQGAVAGAGVDEHLHQHVVPRWGSDANFFPIIARTKALPQLLGEVREAVAHAWPSD from the coding sequence GTGCCCGACGAGTTCCAGCGCCTGTGGACGCCGCACCGCATGGCCTACATCCGCGCCGGCGCGGACGCGATGCGGGCGGACTGCCCGTTCTGCGCGGCACCGGGCAAGGACGATCCCGACGGTCTGATCGTGCACCGGGGGAGCACCGCCTACGTGCTGCTGAACCTGTTCCCCTACAACTCCGGCCACCTGCTGGTGTGCCCGTACCGTCACATCGCGACGTACGACCAGGCCACGGACGAAGAGGTCGCCGAGATCGGCGCGCTCACCCAGACGGCGATGCGCGTGCTGCGGCAGGTGTCGCGGTGCGAGGGCTTCAACATCGGGATGAACCAGGGGGCCGTGGCCGGTGCGGGCGTCGACGAGCACCTGCACCAGCACGTCGTGCCGCGCTGGGGCTCCGACGCGAACTTCTTCCCGATCATCGCCCGGACCAAGGCACTGCCGCAGCTGCTCGGCGAAGTGCGCGAGGCCGTCGCGCACGCCTGGCCGAGCGACTGA
- the pdxY gene encoding pyridoxal kinase PdxY, with translation MKILSIQSAVAYGHVGNSAAVFPLQRIGVEVLPVYTVNFSNHTGYGAWRGPLIAPDDVRDVIQGIEDRGVLSQIDVVLSGYQGGEGIGDVILDAVSRVKQANPDAVYACDPVMGNAKSGCFVAPAIPVLLRERVVPAADIITPNQFELGFLTGTEPDDLESTLAAADRARDMGPSTVLVTSVERPDRPEGTIEMLAVTGDGAWIVQTPHIPMKANGSGDVTAALFTAHYRATGDAADALARTTSSVFDLLARTHESGERELQLVESQEAYAHPRMQFAVTKVR, from the coding sequence ATGAAGATCCTCTCCATCCAGTCCGCCGTCGCCTACGGCCACGTCGGCAACTCCGCCGCCGTGTTCCCGCTGCAGCGCATCGGAGTGGAGGTGCTGCCGGTCTACACCGTCAACTTCTCGAACCACACCGGCTACGGCGCGTGGCGCGGGCCGCTCATCGCGCCGGACGACGTGCGGGACGTCATCCAGGGCATCGAGGACCGCGGCGTGCTGTCGCAGATCGACGTCGTCCTCAGCGGCTACCAGGGCGGCGAGGGCATCGGCGACGTCATCCTCGACGCGGTCTCGCGCGTCAAGCAGGCCAACCCCGACGCGGTGTACGCGTGCGACCCGGTCATGGGCAACGCCAAGAGCGGATGCTTCGTCGCCCCGGCCATCCCGGTGCTGCTGCGCGAGCGCGTCGTCCCCGCGGCCGACATCATCACGCCGAACCAGTTCGAGCTCGGATTCCTCACCGGCACCGAGCCGGACGATCTGGAGTCCACGCTCGCCGCGGCCGACCGCGCGCGCGACATGGGCCCGTCGACCGTGCTGGTCACGAGCGTCGAGCGTCCCGACCGCCCGGAGGGCACGATCGAGATGCTCGCTGTGACCGGCGACGGGGCCTGGATCGTGCAGACCCCGCACATCCCCATGAAGGCGAACGGATCCGGCGACGTCACGGCCGCGCTCTTCACGGCGCACTACCGTGCGACCGGCGATGCCGCCGACGCGCTCGCCCGCACGACCTCGAGCGTGTTCGACCTCCTCGCACGCACCCACGAGTCGGGCGAGCGCGAGCTGCAGCTGGTGGAGTCGCAGGAGGCCTACGCCCACCCGCGCATGCAGTTCGCCGTGACGAAGGTCCGCTGA
- a CDS encoding aminotransferase class I/II-fold pyridoxal phosphate-dependent enzyme, translating into MEVHIRGGSASEIADSLREIIERGDLRPGDALPSVRALAESLGVNRNTAVAAYRHLTQAGVLVTLGRGGTRVADRAPVAQEGYAPDSVLRDIGTGNPDPSLIPDPSSALAGIVGRPVLYGEPVIDPGLEEWARTWMGSGPAHEDAARLTVTSGAADAVERLLGQSLTREDAVALEDPCFLSSIHTVRLAGYRPVAVPVDDEGMTVAGLRAALEEGVRAVVCTPRAQNPTGACLSAERGAALRDLLAEHPYVLVIEDDHFSALSQRPFHSIIGPAHRRWARVRSVSKFLGPDMCLAVTASDPETADRLAMRLTPGTTWVSHLLQRLTHALMSDPDVLARIEAAGTHYAERNAAFARMLRARGLEVADGDGLNVWVGLPVAARDVTPLLMRRGWLARGGDEFQLAGDDARRRLRLTVHDLDDRDLERLADDLAAAVDTAAGAPSRTDGGAELTGMR; encoded by the coding sequence ATGGAGGTTCACATCCGCGGCGGATCAGCGTCGGAGATCGCCGACAGTCTGCGCGAGATCATCGAGCGCGGTGATCTGCGGCCCGGCGACGCGCTGCCCTCGGTGCGGGCTCTCGCGGAGAGCCTCGGCGTCAACCGCAACACCGCCGTCGCCGCCTACCGGCACCTCACGCAGGCCGGCGTCCTGGTGACGCTCGGCCGCGGCGGCACGCGCGTCGCCGACCGGGCCCCGGTCGCGCAGGAGGGCTACGCGCCCGACAGCGTGCTCCGCGACATCGGCACCGGCAACCCCGACCCTTCGCTCATCCCCGACCCCTCCAGCGCGCTGGCGGGCATCGTCGGGCGCCCGGTCCTGTACGGCGAGCCCGTCATCGACCCGGGACTGGAGGAATGGGCGCGCACCTGGATGGGTTCGGGCCCCGCGCACGAGGACGCCGCACGGCTGACCGTCACCAGCGGCGCCGCCGACGCCGTCGAGCGACTGCTCGGCCAGTCGCTCACGCGCGAGGACGCCGTGGCGCTCGAGGATCCGTGCTTCCTGTCGAGCATCCACACCGTGCGCCTCGCGGGCTATCGCCCGGTGGCCGTGCCCGTCGACGACGAGGGGATGACCGTCGCGGGGCTGCGCGCCGCGCTCGAGGAGGGCGTCCGCGCCGTCGTCTGCACGCCGCGCGCCCAGAACCCGACGGGAGCGTGCCTGTCGGCAGAGCGGGGGGCCGCCCTGCGGGACCTGCTGGCGGAGCATCCGTACGTGCTCGTCATCGAGGACGACCACTTCTCGGCGCTGTCGCAGCGGCCCTTCCACTCGATCATCGGTCCGGCGCACCGCCGCTGGGCGCGCGTGCGCTCGGTGTCGAAGTTCCTCGGCCCCGACATGTGCCTGGCCGTCACGGCATCCGATCCCGAGACGGCCGACCGCCTCGCGATGCGCCTCACACCCGGCACGACGTGGGTCAGCCACCTGCTCCAGCGCCTCACGCACGCGCTCATGAGCGACCCCGACGTGCTCGCGCGCATCGAGGCGGCCGGCACGCACTACGCCGAACGCAATGCGGCCTTCGCGCGGATGCTCCGTGCGCGCGGGCTCGAGGTCGCCGACGGCGACGGCCTGAACGTGTGGGTCGGGCTGCCGGTCGCGGCGCGCGACGTCACGCCGCTGCTGATGCGGCGCGGCTGGCTGGCGCGCGGGGGCGATGAGTTCCAGCTCGCGGGCGACGACGCCCGTCGGCGCCTGCGTCTGACGGTGCACGACCTCGACGACCGCGACCTCGAGCGGCTCGCCGACGATCTCGCGGCGGCCGTCGACACCGCCGCCGGAGCGCCGTCGCGCACCGATGGCGGGGCCGAGCTCACCGGGATGCGATGA
- the pdxS gene encoding pyridoxal 5'-phosphate synthase lyase subunit PdxS: MSTAETGSSRVKRGLAEMLKGGVIMDVVTAEQAKIAEDAGAVAVMALERVPADIRAQGGVARMSDPDLIDDIIASVSIPVMAKARIGHFVEAQVLQELGVDYIDESEVLSPADYVNHIDKWGYTVPFVCGATNLGEALRRINEGAAMIRSKGEAGTGDVSEATKHIRKITSEINVLRSMTKDELYVAAKELQAPYELVAEIAETGKLPVVLFVAGGVATPADAAMMMQLGADGVFVGSGIFKSGNPAERAAAIVKATTFYDDAKVVADVSRGLGDAMVGINVADLPAPHRLAERGW; this comes from the coding sequence GTGAGCACAGCCGAGACCGGATCGAGCCGCGTCAAGCGCGGCCTCGCCGAGATGCTGAAGGGCGGCGTGATCATGGACGTCGTCACCGCCGAGCAGGCGAAGATCGCCGAGGACGCCGGCGCCGTCGCCGTCATGGCGCTCGAGCGCGTTCCCGCCGACATCCGCGCCCAGGGCGGCGTCGCGCGCATGAGCGACCCCGACCTCATCGACGACATCATCGCGTCGGTCTCGATCCCGGTCATGGCCAAGGCCCGCATCGGGCACTTCGTCGAGGCTCAGGTGCTCCAGGAGCTCGGCGTCGACTACATCGACGAGTCCGAGGTCCTCTCGCCCGCCGACTACGTCAACCACATCGACAAGTGGGGCTACACCGTGCCGTTCGTGTGCGGCGCCACCAACCTCGGCGAGGCGCTGCGCCGCATCAACGAGGGCGCGGCGATGATCCGCTCCAAGGGCGAGGCCGGCACCGGCGACGTCTCCGAGGCCACGAAGCACATCCGCAAGATCACGAGCGAGATCAACGTGCTGCGCTCGATGACCAAGGACGAGCTGTACGTCGCCGCCAAGGAGCTGCAGGCGCCCTACGAGCTGGTCGCCGAGATCGCCGAGACCGGCAAGCTCCCCGTCGTGCTGTTCGTCGCCGGCGGCGTGGCCACGCCCGCGGATGCCGCCATGATGATGCAGCTGGGCGCGGACGGCGTGTTCGTCGGTTCGGGCATCTTCAAGTCCGGCAACCCCGCCGAGCGCGCCGCGGCCATCGTCAAGGCGACGACGTTCTACGACGACGCCAAGGTCGTCGCGGACGTCTCCCGCGGCCTCGGCGACGCCATGGTGGGCATCAACGTCGCCGACCTCCCTGCTCCGCACCGCCTCGCCGAGCGCGGCTGGTAG
- the pdxT gene encoding pyridoxal 5'-phosphate synthase glutaminase subunit PdxT has protein sequence MATRPRVGVLALQGDVREHLRVLTDLGADAQPVRRPSEIAQIDGLVLPGGESSVIDKLSRAFGMQQPIRDAIAAGLPVYGTCAGLILLADRIVDGIAGQQTFGGIDATVRRNAFGSQVDSFETDLDVPVLGDPPVHAVFIRAPLVETAGPDAEPLAVLDDGRVVAVRQGNLLGTSFHPEVTGEHRFHALFLDTVRSV, from the coding sequence ATGGCGACCCGCCCCCGCGTCGGCGTCCTCGCCCTCCAGGGCGACGTCCGTGAGCACCTCCGCGTGCTCACGGACCTGGGCGCCGACGCCCAGCCCGTGCGCCGCCCGTCGGAGATCGCCCAGATCGACGGTCTCGTGCTCCCCGGCGGGGAGTCGAGCGTCATCGACAAGCTGTCGCGCGCGTTCGGCATGCAGCAGCCGATCCGCGACGCGATCGCCGCCGGGCTCCCCGTGTACGGCACATGCGCCGGCCTGATCCTCCTGGCAGACCGCATCGTCGACGGCATCGCCGGTCAGCAGACGTTCGGCGGCATCGACGCCACGGTGCGCCGCAACGCCTTCGGCAGTCAGGTCGACTCGTTCGAGACCGACCTGGACGTCCCGGTGCTCGGCGATCCGCCCGTCCACGCGGTGTTCATCCGCGCGCCGCTCGTCGAGACGGCGGGCCCGGATGCCGAGCCGCTGGCCGTCCTCGACGACGGTCGCGTCGTCGCGGTGCGGCAGGGGAACCTCCTGGGCACCTCGTTCCATCCCGAGGTCACGGGGGAGCACCGATTCCACGCGCTCTTCCTCGACACGGTGCGCTCGGTCTGA